The genomic region GCCGGAAATGGGCGCGACCGGCCGCGGCGAAGACATGGAGATCACGACCTATCTGGAGCAGGCGCTGAGCTCGGAGCTGCAGGGCAATCTCGTCGACATCTGCCCGGTCGGCGCGCTGACCTCGAAGCCGTACGCCTTCGCCGCGCGTCCGTGGGAGCTCGGCAAGACCCAGTCGGTCGACGTCATGGACGGCGTGGGATCTGCGATCCGCGTCGACACCCGCGGCCGCGAGGTGATGCGCATCCTGCCGCGCATCAACGAGGCGGTGAATGAGGAGTGGATCTCCGACAAGACCCGGCACGTCGTCGACGGCCTGCGCACGCAGCGCCTCGACCGGCCCTATGTGCGCGAGAACGGCCAGCTCAGGCCGGCGACATGGCAGGAAGCCTTTGCTGCCATCGCCGCCAAGGCCGGCCGCAGCGACGGCAAGCGGATCGGCGCGATCGCCGGCGATCTGGCCGCGGTCGACGAAATGTACGCGCTGAAGGAGCTGCTCGCGAAGTTCGGCTCGGTCAATCTGGCGGTGCAGGGCGGCGACGCGTTCGACGCCAAGGCGGGCCGCGGCTCCTACATCTTCAACCCGACCATCGCCGGCATCGACCAGGCCGACGCGATCCTGATCGTCGGCTCGCATCCGCGCAAGGAAGCCGCCGTGCTGAACGCGCGGATCCGCAAGCGCTGGCGCACCGGCGGGCTCAAGGTCGGCATGATCGGCGCCAAGGCCGATTTCACCTATGACCACGACTATCTCGGCGCGGGCACCGATACGCTGGCCGATCTCGTGGCGGGCAAGCACTCCTTTGCCGACGTCTTGAAGAAGGCCCAGCACCCGATCATCCTGGTCGGCGCCGGCGCCTATACCAGGCATGACGGCGCGGCGGTGCTGGCGCAGGCCGCCAAGCTCGCGGTCGACGTCGGTGCGCTGAAGGACGGCTGGAACGGCTTTGCCGTGCTGCAGGATACCGCCTCGCGCGCCGGTGCACTCGATATCGGCTTCTCGCCGGCGGCGGGCGGGCTGACCTCGGCGCAGATGACGACCTTCGGCACGCTCGACGTGCTGTTCCTGCTCGGCGCCGACGAGATCAAGGCGCCGGACGGCACCTTCGTGGTCTATATCGGCACCCATGGTGACCAGGGCGCGCATCGTGCCGACGTCATCCTGCCGGGCGCGGCCTATACCGAGAAGTCCGGTATCTACGTCAACACCGAAGGCCGGGCGCAGATCGCCAACCGCGCCGCGTTCCCGCCGGGCGAGGCCCGCGAGGACTGGGCGATCATCCGCGCGCTGTCCGACGTGCTCGGCAAGAAGCTGCCGTTCGACTCGCTGCAGGCGCTGCGTCAGGCTATGTTCAAGGCCTACCCGCATCTGATGCGGCTCGACCAGATCGAGGCCGGCAAGCCCGACGACGTCAAGGCGCTGGCAGGCAAGGGCGGGAGCGTCGACAAGGCGGCATTCAAGCCGACCGTCGAGGATTTCTATCTGACCAACCCGATCGCGCGGGCCTCTGCCGTGATGGCGGAATGCTCGCGGCTGGCGTCGGGCCGAATGCTGACGGCAGCGGAGTGAGCGTGACCTGATGGCTGAATTCTTCGCAAGCTCGTTCTGGACCGGCTTCCTCTGGCCGCTGATCATCATGGTCGCGGAGAGCCTGTTGCTGCTGGTCGTGCTCCTGATCGCGATCGCCTACATCCTGCTCGCCGACCGCAAGATCTGGGCGGCGGTGCAGATCCGCCGCGGCCCCAACGTGGTCGGACCGTTCGGATTGCTGCAATCCTTCGCCGACCTCCTGAAATTCGTGCTGAAGGAGCCGGTGATTCCGTCCGGCTCCAACAAGGGCGTGTTCCTGCTCGCGCCGCTGGTGTCGTGCATCCTGGCGCTGGCCGCCTGGGCCGTGATCCCGTTTGATCTCGGCTGGGTGATCTCCGACATCAATGTCGGCGTTCTCTACATCTTCGCGATCTCGTCGCTGTCGATCTACGGCATCATCATGGCCGGCTGGTCGTCGAACTCGAAATATCCGTTCCTGGCCGCGCTGCGCTCGGCGGCGCAGATGGTGTCCTACGAGGTCTCGATCGGCTTCGTCATCATCACCGTGCTGCTCTGCGTCGGCTCGCTGAACCTGTCGGCGGTGGTCGAGGCGCAGAACACCCGCGGGCTTGCGCACCTGATCGGCCTGCCGCAGCTCACCATCCTGAACTGGTATGTGTGGCCGCTGTTCCCGATGTTCGTGGTGTTCTACGTCTCGGCGCTGGCGGAAACCAACCGTCCGCCGTTCGACCTCGTCGAAGCCGAATCCGAACTGGTCGCCGGCTTCATGACCGAATACGGCTCGACCCCGTATCTTTTGTTCATGCTCGGCGAGTATGTCGCGATCACCACGATGTGCGCGCTGGCGTCGATCCTGTTCCTGGGCGGCTGGCTGCCGCCGGTCAACCTGCCGCCGTTCACCTGGATTCCGGGCATCGTCTGGTTCGCCCTGAAGGTGTTCTTCATGTTCTTCATGTTCGCGATGGCGAAGGCGATCGTGCCGCGCTACCGCTACGATCAACTGATGCGGCTCGGCTGGAAGGTGTTCCTGCCGCTGTCGCTGGCGATGGTGGTGATCGTGGCCGGCGTGCTGCAGTTCGCCGGCATCGCGCCGAAGTGAGGCCGTCATGAGTGTCAATGTCAACGCAACAGCCCGCTCGCTTCTGCTGTCGGAATTCGTCTCGGCGTTCTTCCTCGCGATGCGCTATTTCTTCCAGCCGAAGCCGACGCTGAACTATCCCTTCGAGAAGGGCCCGATCTCGCCGCGCTTCCGCGGCGAGCACGCGCTGCGCCGCTATCCGAACGGCGAGGAGCGCTGCATCGCCTGCAAGCTGTGCGAGGCGATCTGCCCGGCGCAGGCGATCACGATCGAGGCCGGCCCGCGCCGCAACGACGGCACCCGCCGCACGGTGCGTTACGACATCGACATGGTGAAGTGCATCTATTGCGGCCTGTGCCAGGAGGCATGCCCGGTGGACGCCATCGTCGAGGGACCGAATTTCGAATTCGCGACCGAGACCCGCGAGGAACTGTACTATGACAAGGCCAAGCTGCTCGCCAATGGCGACCGCTGGGAGCGCGAGATCGCGAAGTCGATCGCGCTCGACGCGCCGTACCGGTGAGGTGAGGGCATGATCCTTCCGGCGCTGTTCTTCTACCTGTTTGCTGCGGTCTGCGTGGCCTCGGCGGTCATGGTGATTGTCTCGCGCAATCCCGTGCACTCCGTGCTGTTCCTGATCCTGGCCTTCGTCAACGCGGCCGGCCTGTTCATCCTGATGGGCGCCGAGTTCCTCGGGATGATGCTGATCGTGGTCTATGTCGGTGCGGTCGCGGTGCTGTTCCTGTTCGTGATCATGATGCTCGACGTCGACTTCGTCGAGCTGCGCGAGGGCTTCATCCAGTATCTGCCGATCGGCATCGTGATCGGCGGCATCTTCATGTTCGAGCTGCTGCTCGTCGTCGGCGCCTGGGTAATCAACCCGGCCGTGACCAAGACGATCACCGCGGCGATCCCGACCAATGTCAGCAACACGGAGGCGCTCGGCCTCGTGCTCTATACGAAGTACATCCATTACTTCCAGCTCGCCGGCATGGTGCTGCTGGTCGCGATGATCGGCGCCATCGTGCTGACGCTGCGCCACAAGGCCAAGGTCAAGCGGCAGAACATCAACGTGCAGAACGCGCGCACGCCCGAGATGGCGATGGCGATGCGCAAGGTGGCGTCGGGGCAGGGCCTGCAGGATGCCGACGCGGCGGAGTGGGTGAAATGACGATCGGGCTCGGACACTATCTCGCGGTCGCCGCGATCCTGTTCACGCTCGGGATCCTCGGCATCTTCCTCAACCGCAAGAACATCATCGTCATCCTGATGTCGATCGAGCTGATCCTGCTGTCGGTCAACATCAACCTGGTGGCGTTCTCGACCTTCCTCGGCGACATCGTCGGCCAGGTGTTCGCGCTCTTGGTGCTGACGGTGGCCGCCGCCGAGGCCGCGATCGGTCTCGCCGTGCTGGTGGTGTATTTCCGCAACCGCGGTTCGATCGCGGTTGAAGACGTCAATCTGATGAAGGGCTAGGCGCAGTTATGGTTCAGGCAATCGTATTCCTGCCTCTGCTGGGCGCCATCCTCGCAGGCATCATCTCGCTGGTCGGTGCCCATGCGCGCTGCCCGAGCGGCGATATCGTCGACCATCACGACGACGCGCATGGCGACGCCCGTGCCTCCGCCGCCCATGACGATCACGGTCATAACGACCATGGCCATGACGATCACCATGTCTCCGAGCCGGCGGCCGCCGGCTCGCGCCTCGCCGAGCTGATCACCACCGGCCTGCTGTTCGTCTCGGCGGCGCTGTCCTGGTTCACGCTGGTCGATGTCGGCTTCATGCACCATGACGCGCGCGTCGTGCTGCTGCCCTGGATCACCTCGGGCGACCTGCAGGTGGCCTGGACACTGCGGGTCGACACCCTGACGGCGGTGATGCTGGTCGTGGTCAACACGGTGTCCGCGCTCGTCCACCTCTACTCCATCGGCTACATGGACGAGGATCCGAACCGGCCGCGCTTCTTCGGCTATCTCTCGCTGTTCACCTTCGCGATGCTGATGCTGGTGACGTCAGACAACCTCGTGCAGCTGTTCTTCGGCTGGGAGGGCGTCGGCCTCGCGAGCTACCTCCTGATCGGGTTCTGGTACCAGAAACCGTCGGCCAATGCCGCGGCGATCAAGGCCTTCGTGGTCAACCGCGTCGGCGACTTCGGTTTCGCGCTCGGCATCTTCGCGATCTTCGCGCTGGTCGGCTCGACCGATTTCGAGACCATCTTCCACGCCGCGCCCGGGCTGACCGGCAAGACCATCAACTTCTTCGGCTGGCAGGCCGAGGCGCTGACCCTGACCTGCCTGTTGCTGTTCATGGGCGCGATGGGCAAGTCGGCCCAGTTCCTGCTGCACACCTGGTTGCCGGACGCGATGGAAGGTCCGACCCCGGTGTCGGCGCTGATCCATGCCGCGACCATGGTCACCGCCGGAGTCTTCATGGTGGCGCGGCTGTCGCCGCTGTTCGAGCTGTCACCGACCGCGCAGGCGGTGGTGATGTTCTTCGGCGCGACCACGGCGTTCTTCGCCGCCACGATTGGCCTCGTGCAGAACGACATCAAGCGCATCGTCGCGTATTCGACCTGTTCGCAGCTCGGCTACATGTTCGTGGCGATGGGAGCGGGGGCCTATTCGGTCGGCATGTTCCATCTGTTCACGCACGCCTTCTTCAAGGCGCTGCTGTTCTTAGGGTCCGGCTCGGTGATCTACGCGATGCATCACGAGCAGGACATCCGCAACATGGGCGGGCTGTGGCGCAAGATCCCGTACACCTTCGCGGTGATGTGCATCGGCACCCTGGCGCTGACCGGCTTCCCGCTGTTCGCCGGCTACTTCTCCAAGGACGCGATCATCGAGGCGGCCTATGCGGCGCATAATCCGTTCGCCGCCTATGCATATCTGCTGACGATCGCGGCCGCCGGCCTGACCTCGTTCTACTCCTGGCGTCTGATCTTCAAGACGTTCTTCGGCGAGCCGCACGACCAGAAGCACTATGAGGCGGCGCATGAGAGCCCGGTGTGGATGCTGGTGCCGATCGGCGTGCTCGCCGCCGGTTCGATCCTGGCCGGCCTGCCGTTCAAGGAGCTGTTCGTCAACCCGCACGGCGTCGAGGAGTTCTTCCGCGAGTCCGTGAAGATGAACCCGCACATCCTCGAGAACATGGAGCACATGCCGGGCTGGCTCGCGCCGCTGCCCACCGTGATGATGGCGCTCGGCCTGTTCATCTCGTATCTGTTCTACATCCGCAGGCCGTATCTGCCGGTCGAGCTCGCTCGCCAGCAGCCGATGCTGTACCAGTTCCTGCTCAACAAATGGTACTTCGACGAGCTGTACGACTGGATCTTCGTGCGTCCGGCAAAGTGGCTCGGCTACACGCTGTGGAAGAAGGGCGACGGCTTCATCATCGACGGCTTCGGTCCCGATGGCGTCTCCGCCCGCGTGCTCGACGTCACCCGCAACGTCGTGAAATTGCAGACCGGCTACCTCTATCACTACGCATTCGCGATGCTGATCGGGGCTGCCGGATTGATCACCTGGTTCATGTTCGGCTTGGGAGGCCAGTAAATGACAACCTGGCCCATCCTTTCGGTTACGACCTTCCTGCCGGCGGTCGGTGCGATCTTGGTCTATCTGCTGGCGCGGGGCGGTGACGAGACCGCGAGCCGCACGGCGCGCTGGATCGCGCTGTGGACCACGCTGATCACCTTCGCGATCTCGCTGATCCTGGTAGCGCGCTTCGATCCGGCCTCGACCGATTTCCAGTTCGTCGAGAAGGCGTCCTGGCTCGCCACCGGCATCACCTATCACATGGGCGTCGACGGCATCTCGCTGCCGCTGATCATCCTGACCACCGCGATCATGCCGCTCTGCATCATCGCGAGCTGGAAGTCGGTGACGCAGCGCGTCGGCGAATACATGATGGCGTTCCTGATCCTGGAAACGCTGATGGTGGGCACCTTCTCGGCGCTCGATCTCGTGCTGTTCTACCTGTTCTTCGAGGGCGGCCTGATCCCGATGTTCCTGATCATCGGCGTCTGGGGCGGCCCGCGCCGGGTCTATGCGTCGTTCAAGTTCTTCCTCTACACCTTCCTCGGCTCGGTTCTGATGCTGCTCGCCATCATGGCGCTGTACTGGAACGCCGGCACGACCGACATCCCGACCCTGATGCACACCGCTGTGCCGCGGTCGATGCAGACATGGGCGTGGCTGGCCTTCTTTGCCTCGTTCGCGGTGAAGATGCCGATGTGGCCGGTGCACACCTGGCTGCCCGACGCGCACGTCGAGGCGCCGACGGCGGGCTCGGTGATCCTGGCCGCGATCCTGCTGAAGATGGGCGGCTACGGCTTCCTGCGCTTCTCGCTACCGATGTTCCCGCTGGCCTCGCACGACTTCGCGCCGTTCGTGTTCGTGCTGTCGGTCATCGCCATCATCTACACCTCGTTGGTGGCGATGATGCAGGAGGACATGAAGAAGCTGATCGCATATTCATCCGTCGCGCATATGGGCTTCGTCACCATGGGCATCTTCGCGGTGACGACGCAGGGCGTCGCCGGCGGCATGTTCCAGATGGTCTCGCACGGCATCGTCTCCGGCGCGCTGTTCCTCTGCGTCGGCGTGGTTTACGACCGCATGCACACCCGCGAGATCGCGGCCTATGGCGGCCTCGTCAACCGGATGCCGCTCTACGCGCTGACCTTCATGGTCTTCACCATGGCCAATGTCGGTCTGCCGGGCACGAGCGGATTCGTCGGCGAGTTCATGACGCTGCTCGGAACCTTCAAGATCTCGCTGCCGACCGCGTTCTTCGCCACCACCGGCGTGATCCTGTCGGCCTGCTACGCGCTCTGGCTCTACCGCAAGGTGGTGTTCGGCGCGCTGGTCAAGCCGTCGCTGATGTCGATCAAGGATCTCACCTTCCGCGAATGCGTGACGCTGTTCCCGCTGATCGCGCTGACCATCCTGTTCGGCGTCTATCCGAAGCCGGTGCTCGACATGTCGGCCGCCTCGGTCCAGCAGCTCGTCAACAATTACCAAACCGCCGTGACTGCCGTGAAGGCAGCCGCGCTGACCGTCCAGTAAGGCCCTCGTCATGAGCTTTTCCAGTGCAGGTTATCAGTTGCAGCCGGTGCTGCCGGAGCTGGTGCTCGCGGTCGGCGCCATGGTGCTGTTGATGATCGGAGCTTATCGCGGGCAGGGGACGACGCGGCTCGTCACGGCGCTCGCGATCTGTCTCCTGGTGCTGACCGGCGTGCTGGAGCTCTGGCTGCCGGCCGGCAAGCTCGTGACCTTCGGCGGCAGCTTCATCGTCGATGATTTCGCCCGCTTCCTGAAGGTCCTCGCGCTGATCGCCTCGGCGGCGACGCTGATCCTGTCGACCGAGTACCTGTCTCAGCCCTCGAGCCGCAACTTCGAGTTCTCGATCCTGGTGCTGCTGTCGACGCTCGGCATGATGGTGCTGATCTCGGCCGGCGATTTGATCTCGCTCTATCTCGGCCTCGAGCTGATGAGCCTTGCGCTCTATGTCGTCGCCGCCAGCCAGCGCGACAACGCCAAGTCGAGCGAGGCGGGCCTGAAGTATTTCGTGCTCGGCGCGCTGTCGTCGGGCATGCTGCTCTACGGCGCATCGCTGATCTACGGCTTCACCGGCACCGTCAGCTTCGCCGGCATCGCGGCGGCGGCGACCACCGGCAGCATCGGCATCGTGTTCGGCCTGGTGTTCCTGCTCGCTGGCCTCTGCTTCAAGGTCTCGGCAGTGCCGTTCCACATGTGGACGCCGGACGTCTATGAGGGCGCGCCGACGCCGGTGACGGCGTTCTTCGCGTCCGCCCCGAAGGTCGCGGCGCTCGCGGTGTTCACCCGCGCGACGCTGACCGCGTTCCCGGGCATCGTGACCCAGTGGCAGCAGATCCTGGTGTTCGTGGCGATCGCCTCGATGGCGCTGGGCTCGTTCGCGGCGATCGGCCAGACCAACATCAAGCGCCTGATGGCCTATTCCTCGATTGGCCATATGGGCTTTGCGCTGGTCGGCCTCGCCTCCGGCACGGTCGAGGGCGCCCAGGGCGTCCTGATCTACATCGCGATCTATGTGGCGATGACGCTCGGCTCCTTCAGCATCATCCTGGCGATGAAGCGGAACGGCCAGGCGCTGGAGCAGATCAGCGATTTCGCCGGCCTGTCCCGCACCAATCCGCTGCTCGCCTTCATCTTCGCGATGCTGCTGTTCTCGCTGGCCGGCGTGCCGCCGCTCGCCGGGTTCTTCGGCAAGTGGTACGTGTTCGTCGCCGCGATCAAGGCCAATCTGTTCACGCTCGCCGTGATCGGCGTGCTGACCAGCGTGGTGGGCGCGTTCTACTATCTGTCGATCGTCAAGGTGATGTATTTCGACCAGCCGCTCGGCAAGCTCGACCCGGTCCGCGTCGAGCTGCGCACTGTGCTGGCGGTCGCGGGCATCTTCAACATCTTCTACTTCGCCTATCCGGGCCCGCTGGTGAGCGTGGCCACGGCGGCGGCCAAATCACTATTTTGACGCGTGCGGTTCCGAAATCGGGATGCTGGCTTTCGGAACCAATCATGCGCATAACTCTGACATGACCTTCACGCTCGGGCCTCGGGCCATAGCGGCGGGCTACCGGCTCGCCGCCTTCGATCAGATCGGCTCGACCAATGCCGAGGCGATGCTGCGCGCCCGCGACGGCGCGCAGGGGCCGATGTGGTTCGTGACGCCCGAACAGACCGCGGGCCGCGGGCGGCGGCAGCGGGTCTGGGTCGCGCCGCGCGGCAATCTCGCCAGCACGATCCTCGAGGTGACCGACGTTCAGCCGGCAGTCGCCGCCACCCTCGGCTTTGCCGCCGGGCTGTCGCTTGAAGCCGCGCTGCGGAAGGTCAGCATCGAGGCGGCGCTGCGGCTCGGGCCGGACAGCCCGAAGTTCACCCTGAAATGGCCGAACGACGTGCTGGCCAATGGCAAGAAGCTCTCGGGCATCCTGCTGGAGGCCGAGGCCATCGGGAGCCGGCTGGCGGTCGTGGTCGGCATCGGCACCAATGTCGTCGCAGCACCCGAGGGGACGCCGACGCCGGCCGTATCGCTCGCGGCGCTTGGCATCCAGATCGGGGCGGAGGAGCTGTTTGCCGCGCTGTCGGACGCCTGGGTCGAGTTTCGCGGCATTTGGGACGACGGCCGCGGCTTCCCCGAGATCCGCAGGCTGTGGCTGGAGCGCGCGGCCGGCCTCGGCGAGAAGGTCGCGGTCCAGACCGGCTCGGCGACCCTTGAGGGCACGTTCGACACCATCGATGATACCGGCTGCCTGATCGTCCGCACCGCTGATGGCGAGCGCCTGCCCGTGACCGCCGGCGAGGTCTATTTCGGCACCGCAGCCTCGGTGAGGGCGGTCTGATGGCGCGTCCCGACGAACTCACCTTTGCGCCGCTCGGCGGCGTCGGCGAGATCGGCATGAACCTGTCGATCTACGGCCTCGGCAACCGCCACCAGCGGTCCTTCCTCGCGGTCGATCTCGGCGTCTCGTTTGGCGACGAGGAGCATCTTCCGGGCATCGACCTGATCATGCCCGACGTCCGCTTCCTCGAGAAGGAGCGCAACAATCTGGTGGGCCTCGTGCTGACGCACGCCCATGAGGATCATTTCGGCGCCATCATCGATCTCTGGCCGAAGCTCGGCTGCAAGATCTACGCGACGCAATTCAGCGCGGCGCTGTTCGAGGCCAAATGCGCCGCCGAGCGCAACCCGCCAAAAATCCCGGTCACGGTGATCCCGTCGGGCGGGCGGGTCGATATCGGTCCGTTCAATGTCGAGTTCATCCCGGTCGCGCATTCGATTCCGGAATCGCACGCGCTGGCGATCAAGACCGATGTCGGCACCGTGCTGCATACCGGCGACTGGAAGATCGATCCGACCCCGATCATCGGCCAGCCGACCGACGAGCGGCGGCTGCGCGAGCTCGGTGATGAAGGCGTGCTGGCGCTGGTCGGCGACTCCACCAATGCGGTGCGCGACGGGCGCTCGCCGTCGGAAACCGAGGTCGCCGCCACGATCAAGAAGCTGGTCAAGGCGGCCAAGGGCCGGGTCGCAGTCACGACCTTCGCCTCCAATGTCGCCCGGGTGCGGGCGGTGGCGGATGCCGCGAACGCCGCCGATCGAGAGGTGGTCGTGGTCGGCCGCGCCATGGAGCGCGTGGTGCAGGTGGCGCGCGAATGCGGCTATCTCGACGGCTCGCATAAATTCCGCAGCGCCGACTATTACGGCCATTTCCCGGCCGACAAGGTGCTGGCGCTGTGCACCGGCAGCCAGGGCGAGCCGCGCGCGGCGCTGGCGCGGATCGCCAATGACGACCATCCGCAGGTCACCCTGAACAAGGGCGACACCGTGATCTTCTCCTCCCGCACCATTCCCGGCAACGAGAAGGCGGTCGGCTCGATCATCAACAACCTGGTCATGCAGGGCGTCGAGATCATCACCGACCGTGAGCATCTGGTGCACGTCTCCGGCCACCCGCGCCGCGACGAGCTGCGCGACATGATCTCCTGGGTGCGGCCGCAGCTCTTGATCCCCGTCCATGGCGAGGCGCTGCATCTGGCCGAGCACGCCAAGCTGGCACGCGCCGCCGGCGTGCCCAAGGTCCTGACCTGCCGCAACGGCGACCTCGTCAAGCTCGGGCCCGGCGAGCCCGGCATCATCGGCGAGGTGCCGGCGGGCCGGCTCTACAAGGACGGAACCATCCTGGAGGACGCCAAGTCGCGTGCCGTGGTGGAACGACGGCGGATGGGCTTTGCCGGCTGCGCCTTCGTCGCCATCGCCATGACCGAGCAGGGCGAGCTCGTCGACGATCCCGAGGTTGATCTGGTCGGCATGCCGGAGAACAATGCGGCGGGCGAACTGCTCGACGACATCGTGTTCGATGTGGTGGTATCGACGATCGAGGGCCTGCCGAAGCCGCGGCGGCGCGATCCGGACGCGCTGGGGGAATCGGTGCGGCGCGCGGTGCGGGCGGCGCTGAACGAGCAATGGGGCAAGAAGCCGATCTGCGTCGTGCACGTTCTGACGGTCTGAGCCTAAGCATGATCCGGAAAAGCGCGAAGCGGTTCTCCGAAAAGATCATGCTCAACTAAAGGGAGAATGAGATGCTGGGCCGGCTCAATCACGTCGCGATCGCGGTCAAGGACGCCAAGCAGGCCGCGAAGATCTACGGCACTGCCTTCAATGCCGAGATTTCCGATGCGGTGCCGCTGCCGGAGCACGGCGTCATCACCGTGTTCGTGACGCTGCCGAACACCAAGATCGAGTTCATCGAGCCGCTCGGCGAGGCCTCGCCGATCGCGAAATTCGTCGAGCGCAATGCCGACGGCGGCATCCACCATGTCTGCTACGACGTGCCCGACATCATCGCGGCTCGCGACCGCATGATCGCCGAGGGCGCGCGGGTGCTGGGCGACGGCCAGCCGAAGATCGGCGCGCACGGCAAGCCGGTGCTGTTCTTCCACCCGAAGGACTTTTCCGGCGCCCTGGTCGAGATCGAACAGGCCTGAGGCCAGTATGGCGTACCAGATCTCCACTGGGCTTGCGATCTACTTCGTCCTTTGGTGGCTCGTGCTGTTCCTGACATTGCCGTTCGGCATACGCAGCCAGCATGAGGACGGCGTCGGCGCGCCCGGCACCGACCCCGGCGCGCCGATCCTGGCGCGCATGGGCCGCAAGCTGCTGTGGACCACGCTGATCTCGGCCGTGATCTTCTCGATCGCCATGTGGGCCTATCATTCCGGCTATCTCTCGATCGAGCGGCTGTCGAAACTGATGGGGATGCCGTTCTGATACGCAGTTTTCGTTGGATCTGAAGTAGCCCGCATGAGCGAAGCGACATGCGGGATCACCTTCCCGGGTATCGCTTCGCTCACCCGGGCTACGTACCGATGGGGATGCTGTTTTAGAAACTGATGCCAATGGAGCGGGGATCAACCTCGCCCTGGCAATGCGGAGGAGGCGACCACGATGAACCTGCAGTCCCAGCCGGGCTCCGGGCCGAGCGCATATCGAATCCTGCGGGAAGCCGATCTGCGGGATTATCTCGCGGAGCTGCCCGCCATCGTCGCGCAGCTCGGCGGCGCGCCGGCCGACTGGTCGATCAGCGAGGTCGGCGACGGCAATCTCAATCTCGTCTTCATCGTCAAGGGAAACAGCGGCGGCCTCGCGGTCAAGCAGGCGCTGCCCTATGTGCGCCTCGTCGGCGAGAGCTGGCCGCTGCCGCTGTCGCGGGCGCACTACGAGCACATGGCGCTGGTGCATCAGGCGCGGCTGGCGCCGATGCTCGTGCCTGCGGCGCTGCATCATGATGCGCCGCTCGCGCTCACCGCGATGGAGCTGCTCGAGCCGCACGTCATCATGCGCAAGGGCCTGATCGAAGCCACGCGGTACCCGCGCTTTGTCGAGGATATCTCGACCTTCCTGGCGCAAACGCTGTTCCTCACGTCCGACCTTGCCTTGTCGGCCGCGGAGAAGAAGCAGGGCATCGCCGATTTCGCCGGCAACCATGCGCTCTGCAAGATCACCGAGGATCTGATCTTCACCGATCCCTATCGCATCGCCCAGCAGAACCGCTGGACCGCGCCCTATCTCGACGCCACGGCCGCGGCGTTCCGCGAGGACCTCGACCTCCATGTCGCAATTAGCAGGCTGAAGCTGAAATTCATGGCGAGCCCGCAGGCGCTGCTGCACGGCGACCTGCACACCGGCTCGATCATGGTCACGGACAGCGAGACCAGGGTGATCGATCCCGAGTTCGCGTTCTACGGCCCGATGGGCTTCGATATCGGCGCCGTCATCGGCAATCTGCTGATGGCCTATCTCGCCTCCGCCGGCCACGAGCGCACGCCGGGCGAGCGCGCCTCGTTCGAGGCATGGCTGCTCGCGACCATCGAGGGCGTCTGGAGCGAGTTTTCCCGCAAGTTTCTCGCGCTGTGGCGCAGCGAGGCGAGGGGCGACGGCTATCCGGTGTCGCTGTTCGCGGGCGAGGCAGGTGCCGCGCGGCTGGAGGCGGAACGGCAGGCCTATATGGCGCGGCTGTTCCAGGACACCGTCGGCTTCGCCGCGGCCAAGACCATCCGGCGCATCCTCGGCCTTGCGCACAACATCGACTTCGAGTGGATCGCCGACGAGAAGCAGCGCGCGATCTGCGAGGCGCGCGCCCTCAAGCTCGCCCGCAATATGATGCTGGAGGCGGCGTCGTTCACGACGATCGGAGCAGTCACCTTCGCCGCGCGCGAACTGCGTCACTGGCAG from Bradyrhizobium elkanii USDA 76 harbors:
- the nuoG gene encoding NADH-quinone oxidoreductase subunit NuoG — translated: MSKIIVDGKEIDVPPEYTLLQACEAAGAEIPRFCYHERLSIAGNCRMCLVEVKGGPKPVASCAWAVRDCRPGPKGEPPEISTRSPMVKKAREGVMEFLLINHPLDCPICDQGGECDLQDQAMGYGVDTSRFAENKRAVEDKYLGALVKTSMNRCIQCTRCVRFSAEVCGAPEMGATGRGEDMEITTYLEQALSSELQGNLVDICPVGALTSKPYAFAARPWELGKTQSVDVMDGVGSAIRVDTRGREVMRILPRINEAVNEEWISDKTRHVVDGLRTQRLDRPYVRENGQLRPATWQEAFAAIAAKAGRSDGKRIGAIAGDLAAVDEMYALKELLAKFGSVNLAVQGGDAFDAKAGRGSYIFNPTIAGIDQADAILIVGSHPRKEAAVLNARIRKRWRTGGLKVGMIGAKADFTYDHDYLGAGTDTLADLVAGKHSFADVLKKAQHPIILVGAGAYTRHDGAAVLAQAAKLAVDVGALKDGWNGFAVLQDTASRAGALDIGFSPAAGGLTSAQMTTFGTLDVLFLLGADEIKAPDGTFVVYIGTHGDQGAHRADVILPGAAYTEKSGIYVNTEGRAQIANRAAFPPGEAREDWAIIRALSDVLGKKLPFDSLQALRQAMFKAYPHLMRLDQIEAGKPDDVKALAGKGGSVDKAAFKPTVEDFYLTNPIARASAVMAECSRLASGRMLTAAE
- the nuoH gene encoding NADH-quinone oxidoreductase subunit NuoH, translating into MAEFFASSFWTGFLWPLIIMVAESLLLLVVLLIAIAYILLADRKIWAAVQIRRGPNVVGPFGLLQSFADLLKFVLKEPVIPSGSNKGVFLLAPLVSCILALAAWAVIPFDLGWVISDINVGVLYIFAISSLSIYGIIMAGWSSNSKYPFLAALRSAAQMVSYEVSIGFVIITVLLCVGSLNLSAVVEAQNTRGLAHLIGLPQLTILNWYVWPLFPMFVVFYVSALAETNRPPFDLVEAESELVAGFMTEYGSTPYLLFMLGEYVAITTMCALASILFLGGWLPPVNLPPFTWIPGIVWFALKVFFMFFMFAMAKAIVPRYRYDQLMRLGWKVFLPLSLAMVVIVAGVLQFAGIAPK
- the nuoI gene encoding NADH-quinone oxidoreductase subunit NuoI; its protein translation is MSVNVNATARSLLLSEFVSAFFLAMRYFFQPKPTLNYPFEKGPISPRFRGEHALRRYPNGEERCIACKLCEAICPAQAITIEAGPRRNDGTRRTVRYDIDMVKCIYCGLCQEACPVDAIVEGPNFEFATETREELYYDKAKLLANGDRWEREIAKSIALDAPYR
- a CDS encoding NADH-quinone oxidoreductase subunit J yields the protein MILPALFFYLFAAVCVASAVMVIVSRNPVHSVLFLILAFVNAAGLFILMGAEFLGMMLIVVYVGAVAVLFLFVIMMLDVDFVELREGFIQYLPIGIVIGGIFMFELLLVVGAWVINPAVTKTITAAIPTNVSNTEALGLVLYTKYIHYFQLAGMVLLVAMIGAIVLTLRHKAKVKRQNINVQNARTPEMAMAMRKVASGQGLQDADAAEWVK
- the nuoK gene encoding NADH-quinone oxidoreductase subunit NuoK, which produces MTIGLGHYLAVAAILFTLGILGIFLNRKNIIVILMSIELILLSVNINLVAFSTFLGDIVGQVFALLVLTVAAAEAAIGLAVLVVYFRNRGSIAVEDVNLMKG